The proteins below are encoded in one region of Carettochelys insculpta isolate YL-2023 chromosome 32, ASM3395843v1, whole genome shotgun sequence:
- the LOC142004776 gene encoding importin-4-like isoform X3, with translation MEVLDELMESEVSVIVPHLSDVVAFCLEVASNQALGDDLRVKALTTLCFLIKLRGKVVLKQRLLPPLLAALFPILSAEPPPGQLDAEDQEEEELLEGGDAQTPKHAAAQVIDMLALHLPPEKLFPQLMPYLEPALQSPRPYERKAGLMVVAVLAEGCGDHIRTRHLQALLGVICRALAEDSLVVRSAALFALGQFSEHMQRDMAAFAGEVLPLLLSYLRGVEPAQGGHLAKAYYALENFVESLGPRVELFLPALVEQALGTLRAPGGPRPKELAISALGAIASAAERALGPYLPPILEQLHHFLPPGAPQEQRPLQCQAVETLAVLVRALGAEAGPGLAEESCQLGLALAEGCEDPDLRRCAYSLFAALSCVLGDGLAPHLPQIVTLLLCSLKSTEGLVPPPEDSSSFLLFEEEEEEEAEVEGDEDLDELEDDTDEEEEFGLSVGSAFVEEKDAACAALGEIAANASVAFLPYLESCLPEVCRLLEFPHPSVRKAAYEALGQFCVALQRVCERDPSEPHAAALRRLLGLALPAMAQGVRQERERPVAMAVLEALGVVLGACRQEALREPGRLEELAGTLRAVLERKTACQDEGLEEEDEDDEEQAEQDAMLLEYAGEALPALAVAAGGDAFAPYFAGFLPLLLNKLKPSCSVAERSFAVGTLAEAVVGLGRATAPFVPRLLPPFLGAARDPDPEVRSNGVFALGVLAEHGGDVLLPQYPKVLALLAGGSAQEPNARVRDNVCGAVARMILSQPQALPLGQVFPALLRSLPLTEDFEENKTVFRCISFLYEHDPQQVLQQLGEVVRVSSVVLGTEQLPADAQASLLSLLRHLCARCPLEFQAALQALPPDASARISGALSSA, from the exons ATGGAGGTGTTGGACGAGCTGATGGAGAGCGAGGTCTCCGTCATCGTCCCGCACCTCTCCGACGTCGTCGCCTTCTGCCTTGAG GTGGCGTCGAACCAGGCGCTGGGTGACGACCTGCGGGTGAAGGCTCTCACCACTCTCTGCTTTCTCATCAAACTGCGGGGCAAG gtggtgctgaagcagcggctgctgcccccgctgctgGCCGCCCTGTTCCCCATCCTGAGCGCGGAGCCGCCCCCGGGACAGCTGGACGCGGAggaccaggaggaggaggagctgctggaggggggcGACGCGCAGACCCCCAAGCACGCGGCTGCCCAG gtgATCGACATGCTGGCTTTGCACCTGCCTCCCGAGAaactcttcccccagctg ATGCCGTACCTGGAGCCGGCCCTGCAGAGCCCCCGGCCCTACGAGCGCAAGGCCGGGCTCATGGTCGTGGCCGTGCTGGCCGAGGGCTGCGGGGATCACATCCGCACCAG gcacctgCAGGCCCTGCTGGGGGTGATCTGCCGGGCGCTGGCGGAGGACAGCCTGGTCGTGCGCAGCGCCGCCCTCTTCGCGCTGGGGCAGTTCTCGGAGCACATGCAG cgcgACATGGCGGCCTTTGCGGGGGAGGTGCTGCCACTCCTGCTGTCCTACCTGCGGGGGGTGGAGCCGGCGCAGGGGGGGCACCTGGCCAAGGCCTACTACGCCCTGGAGAACTTCGTGGAGAGCCTCG GGCCCCGGGTGGAGCTGTTCCTGCCGGCGCTGGTGGAGCAGGCGCTGGGGACCCTGCGCGCCCCAGGGGGGCCCCGCCCCAAGGAGTTGGCCATCAGTGCCCTGGGGGCCATCG CCTCGGCCGCCGAGCGCGCCCTGGGGCCCTACCTGCCCCCCATCCTGGAGCAACTgcaccacttcctgccccccggcgccccccaggagcagcgccccctgcagtgccaggctgtgg AGACGCTGGCGGTGCTGGTGCGGGCGCTGGGTGCCGAGgcggggccggggctggcagaggagagctgccagctggggctggccctggccgaGGGCTGTGAGGACCCCGACCTGCGGCGCTGCGC GTACAGCCTCTTCGCCGCCCTCTCCTGCGTCCTGGGGGACGGCctagccccccacctgccccagatcGTCACTTTGCTGCTGTGCTCCCTCAAGTCCACTGAGGGCCTCGTG ccgccccccgaGGATAGCAGCTCCTTCCTGCTGttcgaggaggaggaggaggaggaggccgagGTGGAGGGGGACGAAGATCTGGACGAGCTGGAGGACGACACCGACGAGGAGGAGGAGTTCGG GCTGAGCGTGGGCAGCGCCTTCGTGGAGGAGAAGGACGCCGCCTGTGCGGCGCTGGGGGAGATCGCCGCCAACGCCAG CGTCGCCTTCCTGCCCTACCtggagagctgcctgcctgaggtcTGCCGCCTGCTGGAG TTCCCCCACCCGAGCGTCCGCAAAGCCGCCTACGAAGCCCTGGGCCAGTTCTGCGTGGCGCTGCAGCGGGTCTGCGAGCGGGACCCCTCCGAGCCCCACGCCGCCG CGCTGCggcggctgctggggctggcgctGCCGGCCATGGCGCAGGGCGTGCGGCAGGAGCGGGAGCGGCCGGTGGCCATGGCGGTGCTGGAGGCGCTGGGCGTGGTGCTGGGCGCCTGCCGGCAGGAGGCGCTACGCGAGCCGGggcggctggaggagctggccGGGACCCTGCGGGCTGTGCTGGAGCGGAAG ACAGCCTGCCAGgacgagggcctggaggaggaAGACGAGGATGACGAGGAGCAG gCAGAGCAGGACGCCATGCTGCTGGAGTACGCGGGGGAGGCCCTCCCCGCCCTGGCCGTGGCTGCGGGGGGCGACGCCTTCGCCCCGTATTTCGCcggcttcctgcctctgctgcttaaCAAGCTG aagccTAGCTGCTCAGTGGCAGAGCGCTCCTTTGCCGTGGGGACGCTGGCGGAGGCggtggtggggctgggccgggccacgGCCCCCTTCGtaccccggctcctgccccccttcCTGGGGGCCGCCCGGGACCCCGACCCCGAGGTGCGCAGCAACGGCGTCTTCGCACTGGGCGTGCTGGCCGAGCATGGCGGGGATGTCCTGCTCCC ACAGTACCCCAAggtcctggccctgctggctgggggcagcgccCAGGAGCCCAACGCCCGAGTCCGGGACAACGTCTGTGGGGCTGTCGCACGCATGATTctcagccagccccaggccctgcctctcggCCAG gtgttcccagccctgctccgctccctgcccctcacGGAGGATTTCGAGGAGAATAAAACAGTTTTCCGCTGTATCAGTTTCCTGTACGAACACGACCCCCAGCAG GTGctacagcagctgggggaggtggtgcGGGTCAGCAGCGTCGTCTTAGGGAccgagcagctgccagcag ATGCACAGGCGTCTCTGCTGTCCCTTCTGCGGCATCTGTGCGCCCGCTGCCCCCTAGAGTtccaggcagccctgcaggccctgccccctgacGCCAGCGCCCGAATCAGTGGGGCCCTCAGCTCTGCGTGa
- the LOC142004776 gene encoding importin-4-like isoform X5, with protein MAAGLGSDHLTLARSLVPKIISALRELIPANEAHASEAMEVLDELMESEVSVIVPHLSDVVAFCLEVASNQALGDDLRVKALTTLCFLIKLRGKVVLKQRLLPPLLAALFPILSAEPPPGQLDAEDQEEEELLEGGDAQTPKHAAAQVIDMLALHLPPEKLFPQLMPYLEPALQSPRPYERKAGLMVVAVLAEGCGDHIRTRHLQALLGVICRALAEDSLVVRSAALFALGQFSEHMQRDMAAFAGEVLPLLLSYLRGVEPAQGGHLAKAYYALENFVESLGPRVELFLPALVEQALGTLRAPGGPRPKELAISALGAIASAAERALGPYLPPILEQLHHFLPPGAPQEQRPLQCQAVETLAVLVRALGAEAGPGLAEESCQLGLALAEGCEDPDLRRCAYSLFAALSCVLGDGLAPHLPQIVTLLLCSLKSTEGLVPPPEDSSSFLLFEEEEEEEAEVEGDEDLDELEDDTDEEEEFGLSVGSAFVEEKDAACAALGEIAANASVAFLPYLESCLPEVCRLLEFPHPSVRKAAYEALGQFCVALQRVCERDPSEPHAAALRRLLGLALPAMAQGVRQERERPVAMAVLEALGVVLGACRQEALREPGRLEELAGTLRAVLERKTACQDEGLEEEDEDDEEQAEQDAMLLEYAGEALPALAVAAGGDAFAPYFAGFLPLLLNKLKPSCSVAERSFAVGTLAEAVVGLGRATAPFVPRLLPPFLGAARDPDPEVRSNGVFALGVLAEHGGDVLLPQYPKVLALLAGGSAQEPNARVRDNVCGAVARMILSQPQALPLGQVFPALLRSLPLTEDFEENKTVFRCISFLYEHDPQQVLQQLGEVVRVSSVVLGTEQLPADAQASLLSLLRHLCARCPLEFQAALQALPPDASARISGALSSA; from the exons ATGGCCGCCGGGCTGGGCTCCGACCACCTG ACGCTCGCTCGCTCGCTAGTCCCAAAGATCATCTCTGCTCTCCGGGAGCTGATCCCTGCCAAcgag GCACACGCCAGCGAGGCCATGGAGGTGTTGGACGAGCTGATGGAGAGCGAGGTCTCCGTCATCGTCCCGCACCTCTCCGACGTCGTCGCCTTCTGCCTTGAG GTGGCGTCGAACCAGGCGCTGGGTGACGACCTGCGGGTGAAGGCTCTCACCACTCTCTGCTTTCTCATCAAACTGCGGGGCAAG gtggtgctgaagcagcggctgctgcccccgctgctgGCCGCCCTGTTCCCCATCCTGAGCGCGGAGCCGCCCCCGGGACAGCTGGACGCGGAggaccaggaggaggaggagctgctggaggggggcGACGCGCAGACCCCCAAGCACGCGGCTGCCCAG gtgATCGACATGCTGGCTTTGCACCTGCCTCCCGAGAaactcttcccccagctg ATGCCGTACCTGGAGCCGGCCCTGCAGAGCCCCCGGCCCTACGAGCGCAAGGCCGGGCTCATGGTCGTGGCCGTGCTGGCCGAGGGCTGCGGGGATCACATCCGCACCAG gcacctgCAGGCCCTGCTGGGGGTGATCTGCCGGGCGCTGGCGGAGGACAGCCTGGTCGTGCGCAGCGCCGCCCTCTTCGCGCTGGGGCAGTTCTCGGAGCACATGCAG cgcgACATGGCGGCCTTTGCGGGGGAGGTGCTGCCACTCCTGCTGTCCTACCTGCGGGGGGTGGAGCCGGCGCAGGGGGGGCACCTGGCCAAGGCCTACTACGCCCTGGAGAACTTCGTGGAGAGCCTCG GGCCCCGGGTGGAGCTGTTCCTGCCGGCGCTGGTGGAGCAGGCGCTGGGGACCCTGCGCGCCCCAGGGGGGCCCCGCCCCAAGGAGTTGGCCATCAGTGCCCTGGGGGCCATCG CCTCGGCCGCCGAGCGCGCCCTGGGGCCCTACCTGCCCCCCATCCTGGAGCAACTgcaccacttcctgccccccggcgccccccaggagcagcgccccctgcagtgccaggctgtgg AGACGCTGGCGGTGCTGGTGCGGGCGCTGGGTGCCGAGgcggggccggggctggcagaggagagctgccagctggggctggccctggccgaGGGCTGTGAGGACCCCGACCTGCGGCGCTGCGC GTACAGCCTCTTCGCCGCCCTCTCCTGCGTCCTGGGGGACGGCctagccccccacctgccccagatcGTCACTTTGCTGCTGTGCTCCCTCAAGTCCACTGAGGGCCTCGTG ccgccccccgaGGATAGCAGCTCCTTCCTGCTGttcgaggaggaggaggaggaggaggccgagGTGGAGGGGGACGAAGATCTGGACGAGCTGGAGGACGACACCGACGAGGAGGAGGAGTTCGG GCTGAGCGTGGGCAGCGCCTTCGTGGAGGAGAAGGACGCCGCCTGTGCGGCGCTGGGGGAGATCGCCGCCAACGCCAG CGTCGCCTTCCTGCCCTACCtggagagctgcctgcctgaggtcTGCCGCCTGCTGGAG TTCCCCCACCCGAGCGTCCGCAAAGCCGCCTACGAAGCCCTGGGCCAGTTCTGCGTGGCGCTGCAGCGGGTCTGCGAGCGGGACCCCTCCGAGCCCCACGCCGCCG CGCTGCggcggctgctggggctggcgctGCCGGCCATGGCGCAGGGCGTGCGGCAGGAGCGGGAGCGGCCGGTGGCCATGGCGGTGCTGGAGGCGCTGGGCGTGGTGCTGGGCGCCTGCCGGCAGGAGGCGCTACGCGAGCCGGggcggctggaggagctggccGGGACCCTGCGGGCTGTGCTGGAGCGGAAG ACAGCCTGCCAGgacgagggcctggaggaggaAGACGAGGATGACGAGGAGCAG gCAGAGCAGGACGCCATGCTGCTGGAGTACGCGGGGGAGGCCCTCCCCGCCCTGGCCGTGGCTGCGGGGGGCGACGCCTTCGCCCCGTATTTCGCcggcttcctgcctctgctgcttaaCAAGCTG aagccTAGCTGCTCAGTGGCAGAGCGCTCCTTTGCCGTGGGGACGCTGGCGGAGGCggtggtggggctgggccgggccacgGCCCCCTTCGtaccccggctcctgccccccttcCTGGGGGCCGCCCGGGACCCCGACCCCGAGGTGCGCAGCAACGGCGTCTTCGCACTGGGCGTGCTGGCCGAGCATGGCGGGGATGTCCTGCTCCC ACAGTACCCCAAggtcctggccctgctggctgggggcagcgccCAGGAGCCCAACGCCCGAGTCCGGGACAACGTCTGTGGGGCTGTCGCACGCATGATTctcagccagccccaggccctgcctctcggCCAG gtgttcccagccctgctccgctccctgcccctcacGGAGGATTTCGAGGAGAATAAAACAGTTTTCCGCTGTATCAGTTTCCTGTACGAACACGACCCCCAGCAG GTGctacagcagctgggggaggtggtgcGGGTCAGCAGCGTCGTCTTAGGGAccgagcagctgccagcag ATGCACAGGCGTCTCTGCTGTCCCTTCTGCGGCATCTGTGCGCCCGCTGCCCCCTAGAGTtccaggcagccctgcaggccctgccccctgacGCCAGCGCCCGAATCAGTGGGGCCCTCAGCTCTGCGTGa
- the LOC142004776 gene encoding importin-4-like isoform X1 — protein sequence MAAGLGSDHLVSPPDPPSALPDPPTLARSLVPKIISALRELIPANEAHASEAMEVLDELMESEVSVIVPHLSDVVAFCLEVASNQALGDDLRVKALTTLCFLIKLRGKVVLKQRLLPPLLAALFPILSAEPPPGQLDAEDQEEEELLEGGDAQTPKHAAAQVIDMLALHLPPEKLFPQLMPYLEPALQSPRPYERKAGLMVVAVLAEGCGDHIRTRHLQALLGVICRALAEDSLVVRSAALFALGQFSEHMQRDMAAFAGEVLPLLLSYLRGVEPAQGGHLAKAYYALENFVESLGPRVELFLPALVEQALGTLRAPGGPRPKELAISALGAIASAAERALGPYLPPILEQLHHFLPPGAPQEQRPLQCQAVETLAVLVRALGAEAGPGLAEESCQLGLALAEGCEDPDLRRCAYSLFAALSCVLGDGLAPHLPQIVTLLLCSLKSTEGLVPPPEDSSSFLLFEEEEEEEAEVEGDEDLDELEDDTDEEEEFGVAFLPYLESCLPEVCRLLEFPHPSVRKAAYEALGQFCVALQRVCERDPSEPHAAALRRLLGLALPAMAQGVRQERERPVAMAVLEALGVVLGACRQEALREPGRLEELAGTLRAVLERKTACQDEGLEEEDEDDEEQAEQDAMLLEYAGEALPALAVAAGGDAFAPYFAGFLPLLLNKLKPSCSVAERSFAVGTLAEAVVGLGRATAPFVPRLLPPFLGAARDPDPEVRSNGVFALGVLAEHGGDVLLPQYPKVLALLAGGSAQEPNARVRDNVCGAVARMILSQPQALPLGQVFPALLRSLPLTEDFEENKTVFRCISFLYEHDPQQVLQQLGEVVRVSSVVLGTEQLPADAQASLLSLLRHLCARCPLEFQAALQALPPDASARISGALSSA from the exons ATGGCCGCCGGGCTGGGCTCCGACCACCTGGTGAGCCCCCCGGATCCCCCCAGCGCCCTCCCCGACCCCCCC ACGCTCGCTCGCTCGCTAGTCCCAAAGATCATCTCTGCTCTCCGGGAGCTGATCCCTGCCAAcgag GCACACGCCAGCGAGGCCATGGAGGTGTTGGACGAGCTGATGGAGAGCGAGGTCTCCGTCATCGTCCCGCACCTCTCCGACGTCGTCGCCTTCTGCCTTGAG GTGGCGTCGAACCAGGCGCTGGGTGACGACCTGCGGGTGAAGGCTCTCACCACTCTCTGCTTTCTCATCAAACTGCGGGGCAAG gtggtgctgaagcagcggctgctgcccccgctgctgGCCGCCCTGTTCCCCATCCTGAGCGCGGAGCCGCCCCCGGGACAGCTGGACGCGGAggaccaggaggaggaggagctgctggaggggggcGACGCGCAGACCCCCAAGCACGCGGCTGCCCAG gtgATCGACATGCTGGCTTTGCACCTGCCTCCCGAGAaactcttcccccagctg ATGCCGTACCTGGAGCCGGCCCTGCAGAGCCCCCGGCCCTACGAGCGCAAGGCCGGGCTCATGGTCGTGGCCGTGCTGGCCGAGGGCTGCGGGGATCACATCCGCACCAG gcacctgCAGGCCCTGCTGGGGGTGATCTGCCGGGCGCTGGCGGAGGACAGCCTGGTCGTGCGCAGCGCCGCCCTCTTCGCGCTGGGGCAGTTCTCGGAGCACATGCAG cgcgACATGGCGGCCTTTGCGGGGGAGGTGCTGCCACTCCTGCTGTCCTACCTGCGGGGGGTGGAGCCGGCGCAGGGGGGGCACCTGGCCAAGGCCTACTACGCCCTGGAGAACTTCGTGGAGAGCCTCG GGCCCCGGGTGGAGCTGTTCCTGCCGGCGCTGGTGGAGCAGGCGCTGGGGACCCTGCGCGCCCCAGGGGGGCCCCGCCCCAAGGAGTTGGCCATCAGTGCCCTGGGGGCCATCG CCTCGGCCGCCGAGCGCGCCCTGGGGCCCTACCTGCCCCCCATCCTGGAGCAACTgcaccacttcctgccccccggcgccccccaggagcagcgccccctgcagtgccaggctgtgg AGACGCTGGCGGTGCTGGTGCGGGCGCTGGGTGCCGAGgcggggccggggctggcagaggagagctgccagctggggctggccctggccgaGGGCTGTGAGGACCCCGACCTGCGGCGCTGCGC GTACAGCCTCTTCGCCGCCCTCTCCTGCGTCCTGGGGGACGGCctagccccccacctgccccagatcGTCACTTTGCTGCTGTGCTCCCTCAAGTCCACTGAGGGCCTCGTG ccgccccccgaGGATAGCAGCTCCTTCCTGCTGttcgaggaggaggaggaggaggaggccgagGTGGAGGGGGACGAAGATCTGGACGAGCTGGAGGACGACACCGACGAGGAGGAGGAGTTCGG CGTCGCCTTCCTGCCCTACCtggagagctgcctgcctgaggtcTGCCGCCTGCTGGAG TTCCCCCACCCGAGCGTCCGCAAAGCCGCCTACGAAGCCCTGGGCCAGTTCTGCGTGGCGCTGCAGCGGGTCTGCGAGCGGGACCCCTCCGAGCCCCACGCCGCCG CGCTGCggcggctgctggggctggcgctGCCGGCCATGGCGCAGGGCGTGCGGCAGGAGCGGGAGCGGCCGGTGGCCATGGCGGTGCTGGAGGCGCTGGGCGTGGTGCTGGGCGCCTGCCGGCAGGAGGCGCTACGCGAGCCGGggcggctggaggagctggccGGGACCCTGCGGGCTGTGCTGGAGCGGAAG ACAGCCTGCCAGgacgagggcctggaggaggaAGACGAGGATGACGAGGAGCAG gCAGAGCAGGACGCCATGCTGCTGGAGTACGCGGGGGAGGCCCTCCCCGCCCTGGCCGTGGCTGCGGGGGGCGACGCCTTCGCCCCGTATTTCGCcggcttcctgcctctgctgcttaaCAAGCTG aagccTAGCTGCTCAGTGGCAGAGCGCTCCTTTGCCGTGGGGACGCTGGCGGAGGCggtggtggggctgggccgggccacgGCCCCCTTCGtaccccggctcctgccccccttcCTGGGGGCCGCCCGGGACCCCGACCCCGAGGTGCGCAGCAACGGCGTCTTCGCACTGGGCGTGCTGGCCGAGCATGGCGGGGATGTCCTGCTCCC ACAGTACCCCAAggtcctggccctgctggctgggggcagcgccCAGGAGCCCAACGCCCGAGTCCGGGACAACGTCTGTGGGGCTGTCGCACGCATGATTctcagccagccccaggccctgcctctcggCCAG gtgttcccagccctgctccgctccctgcccctcacGGAGGATTTCGAGGAGAATAAAACAGTTTTCCGCTGTATCAGTTTCCTGTACGAACACGACCCCCAGCAG GTGctacagcagctgggggaggtggtgcGGGTCAGCAGCGTCGTCTTAGGGAccgagcagctgccagcag ATGCACAGGCGTCTCTGCTGTCCCTTCTGCGGCATCTGTGCGCCCGCTGCCCCCTAGAGTtccaggcagccctgcaggccctgccccctgacGCCAGCGCCCGAATCAGTGGGGCCCTCAGCTCTGCGTGa
- the LOC142004776 gene encoding importin-4-like isoform X2, translated as MAAGLGSDHLVSPPDPPSALPDPPTLARSLVPKIISALRELIPANEAHASEAMEVLDELMESEVSVIVPHLSDVVAFCLEVASNQALGDDLRVKALTTLCFLIKLRGKVVLKQRLLPPLLAALFPILSAEPPPGQLDAEDQEEEELLEGGDAQTPKHAAAQVIDMLALHLPPEKLFPQLMPYLEPALQSPRPYERKAGLMVVAVLAEGCGDHIRTRHLQALLGVICRALAEDSLVVRSAALFALGQFSEHMQRDMAAFAGEVLPLLLSYLRGVEPAQGGHLAKAYYALENFVESLGPRVELFLPALVEQALGTLRAPGGPRPKELAISALGAIASAAERALGPYLPPILEQLHHFLPPGAPQEQRPLQCQAVETLAVLVRALGAEAGPGLAEESCQLGLALAEGCEDPDLRRCAYSLFAALSCVLGDGLAPHLPQIVTLLLCSLKSTEGLVPPPEDSSSFLLFEEEEEEEAEVEGDEDLDELEDDTDEEEEFGLSVGSAFVEEKDAACAALGEIAANASVAFLPYLESCLPEVCRLLEFPHPSVRKAAYEALGQFCVALQRVCERDPSEPHAAALRRLLGLALPAMAQGVRQERERPVAMAVLEALGVVLGACRQEALREPGRLEELAGTLRAVLERKTACQDEGLEEEDEDDEEQKPSCSVAERSFAVGTLAEAVVGLGRATAPFVPRLLPPFLGAARDPDPEVRSNGVFALGVLAEHGGDVLLPQYPKVLALLAGGSAQEPNARVRDNVCGAVARMILSQPQALPLGQVFPALLRSLPLTEDFEENKTVFRCISFLYEHDPQQVLQQLGEVVRVSSVVLGTEQLPADAQASLLSLLRHLCARCPLEFQAALQALPPDASARISGALSSA; from the exons ATGGCCGCCGGGCTGGGCTCCGACCACCTGGTGAGCCCCCCGGATCCCCCCAGCGCCCTCCCCGACCCCCCC ACGCTCGCTCGCTCGCTAGTCCCAAAGATCATCTCTGCTCTCCGGGAGCTGATCCCTGCCAAcgag GCACACGCCAGCGAGGCCATGGAGGTGTTGGACGAGCTGATGGAGAGCGAGGTCTCCGTCATCGTCCCGCACCTCTCCGACGTCGTCGCCTTCTGCCTTGAG GTGGCGTCGAACCAGGCGCTGGGTGACGACCTGCGGGTGAAGGCTCTCACCACTCTCTGCTTTCTCATCAAACTGCGGGGCAAG gtggtgctgaagcagcggctgctgcccccgctgctgGCCGCCCTGTTCCCCATCCTGAGCGCGGAGCCGCCCCCGGGACAGCTGGACGCGGAggaccaggaggaggaggagctgctggaggggggcGACGCGCAGACCCCCAAGCACGCGGCTGCCCAG gtgATCGACATGCTGGCTTTGCACCTGCCTCCCGAGAaactcttcccccagctg ATGCCGTACCTGGAGCCGGCCCTGCAGAGCCCCCGGCCCTACGAGCGCAAGGCCGGGCTCATGGTCGTGGCCGTGCTGGCCGAGGGCTGCGGGGATCACATCCGCACCAG gcacctgCAGGCCCTGCTGGGGGTGATCTGCCGGGCGCTGGCGGAGGACAGCCTGGTCGTGCGCAGCGCCGCCCTCTTCGCGCTGGGGCAGTTCTCGGAGCACATGCAG cgcgACATGGCGGCCTTTGCGGGGGAGGTGCTGCCACTCCTGCTGTCCTACCTGCGGGGGGTGGAGCCGGCGCAGGGGGGGCACCTGGCCAAGGCCTACTACGCCCTGGAGAACTTCGTGGAGAGCCTCG GGCCCCGGGTGGAGCTGTTCCTGCCGGCGCTGGTGGAGCAGGCGCTGGGGACCCTGCGCGCCCCAGGGGGGCCCCGCCCCAAGGAGTTGGCCATCAGTGCCCTGGGGGCCATCG CCTCGGCCGCCGAGCGCGCCCTGGGGCCCTACCTGCCCCCCATCCTGGAGCAACTgcaccacttcctgccccccggcgccccccaggagcagcgccccctgcagtgccaggctgtgg AGACGCTGGCGGTGCTGGTGCGGGCGCTGGGTGCCGAGgcggggccggggctggcagaggagagctgccagctggggctggccctggccgaGGGCTGTGAGGACCCCGACCTGCGGCGCTGCGC GTACAGCCTCTTCGCCGCCCTCTCCTGCGTCCTGGGGGACGGCctagccccccacctgccccagatcGTCACTTTGCTGCTGTGCTCCCTCAAGTCCACTGAGGGCCTCGTG ccgccccccgaGGATAGCAGCTCCTTCCTGCTGttcgaggaggaggaggaggaggaggccgagGTGGAGGGGGACGAAGATCTGGACGAGCTGGAGGACGACACCGACGAGGAGGAGGAGTTCGG GCTGAGCGTGGGCAGCGCCTTCGTGGAGGAGAAGGACGCCGCCTGTGCGGCGCTGGGGGAGATCGCCGCCAACGCCAG CGTCGCCTTCCTGCCCTACCtggagagctgcctgcctgaggtcTGCCGCCTGCTGGAG TTCCCCCACCCGAGCGTCCGCAAAGCCGCCTACGAAGCCCTGGGCCAGTTCTGCGTGGCGCTGCAGCGGGTCTGCGAGCGGGACCCCTCCGAGCCCCACGCCGCCG CGCTGCggcggctgctggggctggcgctGCCGGCCATGGCGCAGGGCGTGCGGCAGGAGCGGGAGCGGCCGGTGGCCATGGCGGTGCTGGAGGCGCTGGGCGTGGTGCTGGGCGCCTGCCGGCAGGAGGCGCTACGCGAGCCGGggcggctggaggagctggccGGGACCCTGCGGGCTGTGCTGGAGCGGAAG ACAGCCTGCCAGgacgagggcctggaggaggaAGACGAGGATGACGAGGAGCAG aagccTAGCTGCTCAGTGGCAGAGCGCTCCTTTGCCGTGGGGACGCTGGCGGAGGCggtggtggggctgggccgggccacgGCCCCCTTCGtaccccggctcctgccccccttcCTGGGGGCCGCCCGGGACCCCGACCCCGAGGTGCGCAGCAACGGCGTCTTCGCACTGGGCGTGCTGGCCGAGCATGGCGGGGATGTCCTGCTCCC ACAGTACCCCAAggtcctggccctgctggctgggggcagcgccCAGGAGCCCAACGCCCGAGTCCGGGACAACGTCTGTGGGGCTGTCGCACGCATGATTctcagccagccccaggccctgcctctcggCCAG gtgttcccagccctgctccgctccctgcccctcacGGAGGATTTCGAGGAGAATAAAACAGTTTTCCGCTGTATCAGTTTCCTGTACGAACACGACCCCCAGCAG GTGctacagcagctgggggaggtggtgcGGGTCAGCAGCGTCGTCTTAGGGAccgagcagctgccagcag ATGCACAGGCGTCTCTGCTGTCCCTTCTGCGGCATCTGTGCGCCCGCTGCCCCCTAGAGTtccaggcagccctgcaggccctgccccctgacGCCAGCGCCCGAATCAGTGGGGCCCTCAGCTCTGCGTGa